The following coding sequences lie in one Hoplias malabaricus isolate fHopMal1 chromosome 14, fHopMal1.hap1, whole genome shotgun sequence genomic window:
- the sema3h gene encoding sema domain, immunoglobulin domain (Ig), short basic domain, secreted, (semaphorin) 3H, translating to MLSVVFALLLAPTVMGAWKPSQPRLQFSHSDLVRSGRLFSLPLSAVDLHSLLPDEDGRRLYISMKDYLLSTSLDDITHPPRKIHWPANPGRIRDCLMAGKDPQLECANFLRVLEAYNQTHLYACGTGAFSPHCAFIPIHLFHMAEEQTLPYEQTETGKGKCPYDPHQRTATAIIDGELYAGITSDFMSRDSAFFRSLGERHVIRTEQYDPTWLQEAEFVHVAMMKESDNEEDDKVYMFFTEQAQEAEGPAGKVLYSRVARVCKNDIGGQRSLVNKWSTFQKARIVCSVPGPDGIQTHFDQLQDVFIQYGKHKKNPLIYGVFTTASDVLNGSAVCVYRMEDIIRAFKGNFYHREGPQYKWAEFTGKVPYPRPGTCPSSTYGSFRSTREYPDDVIFFSRTHPLMQDVVLPLEGRPLLIRVGVNYKLTRLVVDRVEAVDGQYDVLFIGTDTGLVLKTIYFHKDKGGYEEVTLEQLQVFKHKSPITAMTLSKKKWLFAGSAEGVSQLALFQCDLYGQVCAECCMARDPYCTWDGHACSPYMPVARRRNTRQVGDRNPLNQCVRQGAGLQVQTEEKAIMVAVGNSTYLECLPNSHHAAVTWFKQTGENSLEQQQVISGDKLVVIDRGILIPSAEVNHEGIYHCQLEEHGFRWTAVTIRLSVWNPAQRFTPDSSSQPWYQDVMTLIHNGNLEQYCKELGKRRHDSKVSKELQQKRERKRGDKHKHGEKGAVKERGKGRKNRSKMDNSASRAPRSA from the exons ATGTTGTCTGTGGTCTTTGCGTTGCTGTTGGCTCCCACTGTAATGGGAGCATGGAAACCATCTCAACCCAGACTCCAGTTCTCACACTCAG acCTGGTGAGGAGTGGAAGGttgttttctctccctctgtctgcagtGGACCTCCACTCTCTGCTGCCAGACGAAGATGGCCGTCGCCTCTACATCAGCATGAAGGACTACCTCCTGTCCACAAGCCTGGATGATATTACACACCCTCCCCGCAAG ATTCACTGGCCAGCAAACCCAGGTCGGATCCGTGACTGTTTGATGGCCGGGAAAGACCCCCAG CTGGAGTGTGCCAATTTCCTACGAGTGTTGGAGGCTTATAACCAAACACACCTTTACGCCTGCGGAACCGGCGCTTTCAGCCCTCACTGTGCCTTTATCCCCATCCACCTCTTTCACATG GCCGAGGAGCAAACCCTGCCATATGAGCAGACCGAGACGGGTAAAGGAAAGTGTCCCTATGACCCCCACCAGAGGACCGCTACTGCTATCATTG ATGGAGAGTTGTATGCTGGCATCACCTCAGACTTTATGAGCCGTGATTCTGCTTTTTTTCGGAGTCTTGGAGAGCGACATGTGATCCGCACAGAGCAATATGACCCAACCTGGCTacagg aggctGAGTTTGTGCATGTGGCCATGATGAAGGAGAGTGATAATGAGGAAGACGATAAGGTCTACATGTTCTTCACTGAGCAAGCGCAGGAAGCGGAGGGGCCGGCTGGGAAGGTTCTCTATTCCAGAGTCGCCCGCGTCTGCAAG AATGACATTGGTGGTCAGCGGAGTTTGGTGAATAAGTGGAGTACGTTTCAGAAGGCTCGAATCGTCTGCTCTGTGCCAGGACCCGACGGCATCCAAACACACTTCGACCAGCTCC AGGATGTCTTCATTCAGTACGGCAAACACAAAAAGAATCCTCTGATCTACGGCGTCTTCACTACCGCCAG TGATGTGTTAAATggatctgcagtgtgtgtgtaccgcATGGAAGACATCATCCGTGCTTTCAAGGGGAATTTCTACCACAGGGAGGGGCCACAGTACAAGTGGGCTGAGTTTACAGGCAAAGTACCCTATCCCAGGCCTGGAACA TGTCCCAGCAGCACTTATGGAAGCTTCCGCTCCACAAGGGAGTATCCCGATGATGTCATCTTCTTCAGCCGCACCCATCCATTGATGCAGGATGTGGTGCTTCCTCTGGAAGGTCGACCTTTGCTGATTCGAGTGGGTGTGAACTATAAGCTGACCCGCCTAGTCGTGGACAGAGTGGAGGCTGTGGATGGACAAtatgatgttttattcattggaacag ATACTGGCCTGGTGCTGAAGACCATATACTTCCACAAAGACAAAGGAGGATATGAAGAGGTCACACTGGAACAGCTGCAGGTTTTTAAG CACAAGTCACCAATCACCGCTATGACACTTTCCAAGAAAAAG TGGCTGTTTGCAGGGTCTGCAGAGGGAGTCTCTCAGCTGGCTCTGTTTCAGTGTGATCTGTATGGACAGGTGTGTGCTGAGTGCTGTATGGCTCGAGACCCATACTGCACCTGGGATGGTCATGCCTGCAGCCCCTACATGCCTGTTGCAAGGAG GAGAAACACCCGCCAGGTTGGTGACAGGAATCCTTTAAACCAGTGTGTTAGACAGGGAG CTGGTCTACAAGTGCAGACAGAGGAGAAGGCGATCATGGTTGCTGTGGGCAATAGCACTTACCTGGAGTGTTTGCCTAACTCCCACCATGCTGCGGTTACCTGGTTCAAACAAACAGGAGAAAACAGTTTAGAACAACAGCAg GTGATCTCTGGGGATAAGCTGGTGGTGATTGACCGGGGCATTCTGATTCCCAGTGCAGAGGTTAATCATGAGGGAATATACCACTGTCAGTTGGAGGAGCATGGTTTCCGCTGGACAGCTGTAACAATACGTTTGAGCGTGTGGAACCCTGCCCAGCGCTTCACTCCCGATTCCTCCTCCCAGCCCTGGTACCAGGACGTGATGACACTCATCCACAACGGCAACCTGGAACAGTACTGCAAGGAGCTTGGCAAACGCCGTCATGACAGCAAAGTCTCTAAAGAACTACAGCAAAAACGGGAAAGAAAACGAGGGGATAAACATAAGCATGGAGAAAAAGGAGCAGTGAAAGAGCGAGGGAAGGGAAGGAAGAATAGAAGCAAAATGGACAATTCGGCATCCAGGGCTCCTAGGAGTGCCTAA